GTTCGCATTTTAACGATCCGGCGATCAGGGCCCGATTGGTTAGCGAGTGATGAAAATCCCCTCGCGATTTCTAGGTTCCGCAGTTCGGCCGACAGTGTGAAAGAAATCACATCCCCGCAGGTTTATTTCTCGCAACCTCGCGCCCGACACCGGCCCAGCGCAGCCGGACAGCGCAGAACGGGAGAACGGTCATGAAGGCGAGGTTCTCGCGGTTCGCAGCAGTGAAGAGCCGGGCGCGTCGGGCCTCGACGCTTGGGCTGTTTCTCACGTTGTTTACGTCAGCGGCCCATGCGCAGGGGACGCCGGAGCAGCGCCGGGCCTGCACGCCCGACGTTTACCGCCTCTGCGCCGGCGAAATTCCCAATGTCCGGCCATCACCGCCTCCTCGCGGCGCAATCGCTCAAGCCTGAGCGAGGCTTGCCGCAGCGTGTTCAACCAGGCCGGAGGATAGAGCCTGTGGATTTGTGCGCAGCAAGTCGTTGGGCCGAACCGGTAATCTGGAATCGGCGGCCTGTGAATATGCTGCGGATAGCCTGTGGGGACGGTCCGCGTTCCCGCGGCCGCAAATCATGGCGCGATCGCGCGCGCATATGGTTCTGCCGAATTCGCAAGCCCCTAATGCGGACTCCCTGCGAACAGTTCTTGTGCAGCCCGATGCTCAAATCGCGGGCGCCGTTTATCCAATTTTTTGTACGCCCGCGGACAAGCTTTTCCATCCGATCCCAACCTAGGTTCCTTCGAGATCTGGATCATGGCCGGTGCCATGACAATTGAGGGAGCGGGAGAATGGAGAGACGGGTTTTGCCCCAGGCGCGGGGAACGGCGCGCCCATCATTGCCGGGGCGCAAGCTTGCGCTCGGCGCCAGCATCGCCTTCAGCCTGGTCGCCGCCGCGCCGCTGAACGCTCAGGCCGCAGCGCCTGCCGCCTGCGCCGCGCTCCAGGAGAAATATCCCGACTGGAAGGGTAAGACGCTCGTCAATGCCATCAACCCGCATACGCCGGGCTATGAGACCATCGATCCCAAGGATCCCAGCAAGTACATCGGCTTCGACATCGATCTCGGCGAAGCCATCGGCGAATGTCTCGGCTTCAAGCTAACCTACAAGGCGGTGACGTTCGCAGCGCTCCTGACCACGCTTGCCGCCGGCCAAGCCGACATCGTGATCTCAGACATCTACGCCACCAAGGAGCGCGCCAAGGCTGCCGACTTCATCACCTACTCGAAGGTGTTCGACGGCGTCCTCGTCGCCAAGGGCAATCCGAGGGGCATCAACGGCATCAATTTGTCGCTGTGCGGCGCCGCTGCCGCCGAAAACACCGGCTATGTCGAGGTGCCCTTGATCCAGGCGTTGATCCCCGAGTGCAAGAAGGCCGGCAAGCCCGAGCCAACCATCCAACTCTACGACAACAACGCCAATTGCATCCAGGCGATCCTCGCCGGCCGCGCCGACACCTACATCAACGACGTCAACACCGTCGACAGCGCGGTGAAGGCCTATCCGGACAAGCTGGAGAAAGCAGTCGCGGTGACGATCCCGTATTCGGTCGGCATCGCCGTTCCCAAGAACAAGCCGAAATTCCGCGATGCCGTGCTGGCTGCGCTAATCGAAGTGCAGAAGGCCGGCACGCACATGGAGCTTCTGAAGAAGCATGGGCTCGATGTGAACAACTTCATGGAGCCGGAAATCCTCACGGCCGACTGATGTCGCTGTTCCTCCACTACCTGAGCATGCCGTATCTGCTCGAGGGCATCCAGCTCACCCTCGAGGTGACCGCCCTCGGGCTCGGCGGCGGATTGATCCTTGGATTGATCCTCGCCGGCATGCAGCTGTCCCGCTTCTGGCTGCTCTCGGCAATTGCCCGGGCCTACACCGTGATCTTCCGCGGTACGCCGCTGATCCTGCAGATGGTGTTTGCCTACGATGCGCTGCCGCATATCGGCATCAAGCTGCCGGCGGTGCTGGCGGCCGGCCTCGCACTTGCCTGCAATGAGGCGCCATTCATCGCCGAGATGCTGCGCGCCGGTGTGCTCGGCGTCGACCGCGGGCAGGTCACGGCAGGGCAAGCGCTCGGCATGACACCGCGGATCCTGATGTGGCGCGTGATCGCGCCGCAAGCGATACGCACCATGATCCCGGCCTTCGGCAACGAGGCCGTCAGCGCGCTGAAGAATTCCTCGCTCGCCTCGGTCATCGCCGTGCAAGAGCTGACCTTGCGCTCGACGCAATTGGCATCCTCCACCTTCGACTTCTTCTCGATCTTCTTCGCCTGCGGTCTTCTCTATTTGGTGCTGACCGCCATGATCAGCGTGATCCAGCTGTTCGTCGAATGGCTGCTCGATCTCGACCGCGCCAAGGGCCGCCAGCGCAAGCTGGCCGACTATCTGCCGTGGCGCCGTGTCGATCTCGGCACCAAGCTGGAGCTTGCTGAGGCAACGGCGGACGATCCTGAGCCGGTGAAGGCCGAGGTGACCGATACGCCGCCGCTTGCCTTGACGACCGAGGAGCGCGCCAGACGTGCCGCAACGATCGCGCGCAACAATATCGCGGTCGAGGTAAAGGACCTGAACAAGAGCTACGGTCCGCAGAAGGTGCTTGATGGCCTCGACCTGACCGTCCGCGTCGGCGAGGTGGTGGCGCTGCTCGGCCCCAGCGGTTCCGGCAAGAGCACGCTGCTCCGCTGCATCAACCATCTCGAAAACTGGGGGTCCGGCACGGTCCGCGTCGGCGGCCGGCGCCTCGGGTTTGGCGAGAACGGCAAGCCGTTGTCGCCCCGCGCCCTCGCCAACGAGCGCGCCAGCGTCGGCGTCGGGATGGTGTTCCAGCAGTTCAATCTATTCGCCCACTTGTCGGCCCGGGAAAACATCGCCGGTCCATTGCGCTGGGTGCACGGCATGACGCGTGTCGATGCCGACCGCCGCGCCAGGGAGCTGCTCGACCGCGTCGGTCTCTCGCATCGCGCCGATGCACTGCCGCGGCATCTGTCCGGCGGTCAGCAGCAGCGCGTCGCCATCGCCCGCGCGCTCGCGCCGAATCCGA
This genomic stretch from Bradyrhizobium daqingense harbors:
- a CDS encoding ABC transporter substrate-binding protein, which codes for MERRVLPQARGTARPSLPGRKLALGASIAFSLVAAAPLNAQAAAPAACAALQEKYPDWKGKTLVNAINPHTPGYETIDPKDPSKYIGFDIDLGEAIGECLGFKLTYKAVTFAALLTTLAAGQADIVISDIYATKERAKAADFITYSKVFDGVLVAKGNPRGINGINLSLCGAAAAENTGYVEVPLIQALIPECKKAGKPEPTIQLYDNNANCIQAILAGRADTYINDVNTVDSAVKAYPDKLEKAVAVTIPYSVGIAVPKNKPKFRDAVLAALIEVQKAGTHMELLKKHGLDVNNFMEPEILTAD
- a CDS encoding amino acid ABC transporter permease/ATP-binding protein (The N-terminal region of this protein, as described by TIGR01726, is a three transmembrane segment that identifies a subfamily of ABC transporter permease subunits, which specificities that include histidine, arginine, glutamine, glutamate, L-cystine (sic), the opines (in Agrobacterium) octopine and nopaline, etc.); translated protein: MSLFLHYLSMPYLLEGIQLTLEVTALGLGGGLILGLILAGMQLSRFWLLSAIARAYTVIFRGTPLILQMVFAYDALPHIGIKLPAVLAAGLALACNEAPFIAEMLRAGVLGVDRGQVTAGQALGMTPRILMWRVIAPQAIRTMIPAFGNEAVSALKNSSLASVIAVQELTLRSTQLASSTFDFFSIFFACGLLYLVLTAMISVIQLFVEWLLDLDRAKGRQRKLADYLPWRRVDLGTKLELAEATADDPEPVKAEVTDTPPLALTTEERARRAATIARNNIAVEVKDLNKSYGPQKVLDGLDLTVRVGEVVALLGPSGSGKSTLLRCINHLENWGSGTVRVGGRRLGFGENGKPLSPRALANERASVGVGMVFQQFNLFAHLSARENIAGPLRWVHGMTRVDADRRARELLDRVGLSHRADALPRHLSGGQQQRVAIARALAPNPSVLLLDEPTSALDPELVNEVLEVIRRLAIDDGLTMIISTHQIRFADEVADRVAFLSSGAIIEEGPAHELLSNPRNPLTARFLSVMDADKTPETVR